The following proteins are encoded in a genomic region of Melopsittacus undulatus isolate bMelUnd1 chromosome 8, bMelUnd1.mat.Z, whole genome shotgun sequence:
- the ZNF804A gene encoding zinc finger protein 804A: MECYYIVISSAHLSNGHFRNIKGVFRGPLSKNGNKTLDYAEKKNTIAKALEDLKANFYCELCDKQYYKHQEFDNHINSYDHAHKQRLKELKQREFARNIASKSWKDERKQEKALRRLHKLAELRKERTCAPGSGPMFKSTTVTVRDHCSNIPQSATIDSSNNQDLMHDAQNGEDVASVTSSIPGNVCSNKSDIGKCGDQVQGAQGHRVGFSFAFPKKAVVKLESSAAVFYEYNDETSIEHGFSRRSRFVPGACNIQSPSVAEIVLCPEEKHNCFHPLVEECIGTAEAPKAQEPEKLSGEESGVLESPVLTPATSHSKQLVSLDMGGYGIDVNAADVVDQTLPTVDSAQVLPLDCSGYELQANRALAQAVVEDSLSLQDVAEENDTDSNSDPSMTETETKRLVADISVPSVSEEGNGGNPQSKPDMHKRPCEPFVPVLSKHGSNILQWPSEMLIYTSTDPSISYSCNPLYFDFKLSRATDSQEKPKHQANIPHLHHKSESNHSLVLNFTNKPTSECGDYETEINKGVCDYTIPLISDDTLLRNCNLAKNQNKVSLDESFRIRKIEKYHISKTHLRQNTVIDEKYNKIWIKESHEKWLHKSRKRKRKRKLCRHHHHCGDMTAAEMEMSSMSEKEISYRDENEYQHLQNNPEKCRYDVGNIWLAAGELQHSHQKLGIENGHKRVMSALHHVHGDRGWCDVWSATNSQHCGCKQWHRRSRASSRAYAKQLSLCSRRHSLRYTKPCCSWKVRRSSCSPEHKCLGHCSVEKNLNQNQSVKRGYSVLTEETKKSHCKRREHICSCSSEESSYGQTLSAEEYLIQAQAIGTHHKAKGKRRKRKTRIHHVFLDRKSRSENSRPATESSANSVLNVLRDLSAQDSLEEVSADPKADHVKDTDETTQVEESKSSLDTDSSHVLEHNEPRGCPEMENTPGVFSDVVTVPVPEHQAPAAASTQGVLLEEKQKEEVNHHENQAHCKPPLPNRHLEQAPPRSHLCHYELAESLPHEKITEVTGEWVQCNPGIFSSPPPLPFKEAHVNSHTFLTTEQLLAPFTLPEQTLIFPPENHDKFKDLPSEAYQQIMPQNILASKVKFSFPPTAIQPSSSPLQPVPLQPPLCSTSITTIHHTVLQQHAAASLKVLQPHQQFLSQVPALSRAPLPHVPVGPRLCPGAHTAFVTAPHLPLLPPSVLPPSPPAFPALPHTVFPSLLSPHPTVIPLQPLF; encoded by the exons AGACTGAAGGAGCTGAAGCAGAGGGAGTTTGCCCGAAACATAGCATCTAAGTCATGGAAAGatgaaaggaaacaggagaaagcCCTTCGACGTTTGCACAAGCTGGCTGAGCTAAGGAAAGAGAGAACGTG tGCACCTGGAAGCGGCCCTATGTTCAAATCTACTACAGTGACTGTGCGAGATCATTGCAGTAATATCCCCCAAAGTGCCACCATAGATTCTTCCAACAATCAGGATTTAATGCATGATGCACAGAATGGTGAAGATGTTGCTTCTGTTACTTCTTCCATTCCTGGAAATGTGTGTAGTAACAAATCTGACATTGGCAAATGTGGAGATCAGGTTCAAGGAGCTCAAGGACACAGAGTtggtttctcttttgcttttcccaAGAAAGCAGTGGTCAAACTGGAgtcttcagctgctgttttctaTGAATATAATGACGAGACATCTATAGAGCATGGATTTAGCAGAAGAAGTAGGTTTGTTCCAGGAGCATGTAACATTCAGTCTCCCTCAGTGGCAGAAATAGTCCTGTGCCCTGAGGAGAAGCATAACTGTTTTCACCCTCTGGTGGAAGAATGCATAGGCACAGCAGAAGCTCCTAAAGCTCAGGAGCCAGAAAAACTGTCTGGTGAAGAAAGTGGTGTGCTGGAGTCTCCTGTCTTAACTCCTGCTACATCCCATTCAAAGCAGCTGGTTTCCTTGGACATGGGTGGCTATGGCATTGATGTGAATGCAGCAGATGTAGTGGACCAAACGCTGCCCACAGTGGACAGTGCTCAGGTCCTGCCTCTGGACTGCAGCGGGTATGAGCTGCAGGCAAACAGGGCTCTTGCACAGGCAGTTGTGGAGGACTCTTTATCTCTGCAGGATGTTGCTGAGGAAAATGATACAGATAGCAACAGTGATCCATCCATGactgaaactgaaacaaaaaggcTGGTTGCAGATATATCAGTTCCATCAGTGTCTGAAGAAGGTAATGGTGGAAACCCACAAAGCAAACCAGACATGCACAAGAGACCCTGTGAACCCTTCGTTCCTGTTCTTAGCAAACACGGATCAAATATTCTTCAGTGGCCATCGGAAATGTTAATTTACACAAGTACAGACCCCTCAATTTCTTACAGCTGCAATCCTTTATATTTTGATTTCAAGTTATCAAGAGCAACGGACAGCCAAGAAAAGCCCAAGCATCAGGCAAACATACCTCATTTGCACCATAAAAGTGAATCCAACCATAGCTTAGTCTTGAATTTTACAAATAAACCTACTTCAGAGTGTGGTGattatgaaacagaaattaacaaAGGTGTGTGTGACTATACAATACCCCTTATAAGTGATGACACCCTCCTCAGAAATTGTAATCTtgcaaaaaatcaaaataaagtgTCCTTGGATGAATCATTCAGgattagaaaaatagaaaagtatcACATTTCTAAAACTCACTTACGACAAAACACTGTGATAGATGAGAAATACAACAAAATCTGGATCAAAGAAAGCCATGAAAAATGGCTTCACAAAAGTAGAAAAcggaaaaggaaaagaaaattgtgtCGTCATCATCATCACTGTGGGGAcatgacagcagcagaaatggagATGTCCTCAATGAGTGAAAAAGAGATCAGTTACCGAGATGAAAACGAGTATCAGCACCTCCAAAATAATCCAGAGAAGTGCAGATATGATGTGGGGAATATCTGGCTAGCTGCAGGTGAGCTCCAGCATTCGCATCAAAAACTTGGTATTGAAAATGGTCATAAGAGAGTTATGTCTGCACTACATCATGTACATGGGGACAGAGGCTGGTGTGATGTTTGGAGTGCAACCAACAGCCAGCACTGTGGTTGTAAGCAATGGCACAGAAGGAGCAGAGCAAGTTCTCGGGCATATGCAAAGCAGCTGTCTCTGTGTTCCAGGAGGCACAGCCTCAGgtacactaaaccatgctgtAGCTGGAAAGTCAGGAGGTCAAGCTGTAGCCCAGAGCATAAATGTTTAGGGCACTGCAGCGTGGAAAAGAATCTCAATCAAAACCAGTCTGTAAAGAGAGGTTACAGTGTTctgacagaagaaacaaagaaatcccACTGCAAGCGGAGAGAGCATATCTGTTCCTGCTCATCAGAAGAAAGCTCGTACGGACAAACATTATCAGCAGAGGAATATCTAATTCAAGCTCAAGCTATAGGTACACATCACAAGGCAAAAGGGAAAcgaaggaaaaggaaaaccagaatcCATCATGTATTCCTTGACAGGAAATCAAGGAGTGAGAACTCCAGACCTGCCACAGAAAGTTCTGCAAATTCTGTGTTAAATGTTTTGAGGGACCTCTCTGCTCAAGACAGTCTAGAGGAAGTTAGTGCAGATCCCAAAGCTGATCATGTGAAAGACACGGATGAAACAACACAAGTGGAGGAAAGCAAGTCATCTCTAGACACTGACAGCTCACACGTGTTAGAACACAATGAACCAAGGGGGTGCCCAGAGATGGAGAACACACCGGGTGTATTTTCTGATGTTGTCACTGTGCCTGTTCCTGAGCAccaggctccagcagctgccagcacacAGGGTGTTCTCctagaggaaaagcagaaagaagaggTCAACCATCATGAAAATCAGGCTCATTGCAAACCTCCCCTCCCCAACAGACATTTGGAACAAGCTCCTCCCAGATCCCATCTTTGCCATTATGAGTTGGCTGAGTCTCTACCACATGAGAAAATAACCGAGGTGACTGGTGAATGGGTACAGTGTAATCCTGGTATATTTAGCAGCCCACCACCCCTGCCATTCAAGGAAGCACATGTAAACAGTCACACCTTTTTAACCACTGAGCAGTTACTAGCCCCTTTTACCCTGCCTGAGCAGACATTGATATTCCCTCCAGAAAACCACGACAAATTCAAAGATCTCCCATCTGAGGCCTATCAGCAGATCATGCCACAAAACATACTGGCCAGCAAAGTGAAGTTCAGCTTCCCTCCCACAGCAATCCAGCCCTCCAGTTCCCCGCTGCAGCCGGTACCCCTGCAGCCGCCGCTGTGCTCTACCTCCATCACCACCATCCACCACACTGTCCTACAGcagcatgctgctgcttcactgaaggttctccagccccaccagcagTTTCTCTCACAGGTCCCGGCTCTTTCCCGAGCTCCTTTACCTCATGTGCCAGTAGGACCAAGGCTTTGTCCGGGGGCTCACACAGCTTTTGTCACCGCGCCGCACTTGCCACTGCTGCCACCCTCTGTCCTGCCACCAAGCCCGCCGGCATTCCCAGCGCTGCCGCACACCgtcttcccatccctgctgtcccCACACCCTACTGTcatccccctgcagcccctcttTTAG